One genomic segment of Hemiscyllium ocellatum isolate sHemOce1 chromosome 49, sHemOce1.pat.X.cur, whole genome shotgun sequence includes these proteins:
- the LOC132837187 gene encoding late histone H2B.L4-like translates to MADEKKAQQASKKGAKKIIKKTPAKSGRKRKRTRKESYSIYIYKVMKQVHPDTGISSKAMSIMNSFVNDIFERIAGEASRLAHYNKRSTISSREIQTAVRLLLPGELAKHAVSEGTKAVTKYTSSK, encoded by the coding sequence ATGGCTGATGAGAAGAAAGCACAGCAAGCATCCAAGAAGGGCGCGAAGAAAATCATCAAGAAGACGCCAGCGAAGAGTGGTAGAAAGAGGAAGCGGACCAGGAAAGAAAGTTACTCCATCTACATCTACAAAGTGATGAAGCAGGTTCACCCTGACACCGGCATCTCCTCCAAGGCCATGAGCATCATGAACTCGTTCGTTAACGATATTTTCGAGCGTATCGCGGGGGAGGCTTCCCGCCTGGCCCATTATAACAAGCGCAGCACCATCAGCTCCCGGGAGATCCAGACCGCCGTGCGGCTGCTGCTGCCCGGGGAGCTGGCCAAGCACGCCGTGTCGGAGGGCACAAAGGCGGTGACGAAGTACACCAGCTCCAAGTGA